The following DNA comes from Candidatus Binataceae bacterium.
TTGCACTAAGCCGCCACCGCGCTACGTTGAGAGCAGATTTACATCCGCGCGGGAGACAAGGGCATGTCGAACCATTTTACCGGACTAAGTCTCGGCCCGCCGCTGGGCGATCAGCGGCTCGATCTCTGCGACCTCTACGCCTTCCAGTCGCCCACCGATCCCAACCGCACCGCGATAATTCTCAATGCGAATCCAACCGCCGATGCGCTCCATCCCGACGCTATCTATCGGGTCAATATCGACACCGATGGCGACTATCTCACAGACCTCGCCATCAGCTACGTGTTTTCGAAACCTAACGCGGGGCGCCAGACTTTCGACGTTTTTGTCGCGAAAGGTTCCGACTCGCGCTCGCCGGAAGCGGTGGGAACGCGCGTCGTGACCGGCGCCGAGGTTTCTTTCAACCTGCCGCCGAATATCGTCACCGCAGGCGGCTACAAATTTTTCGCCGGCAGCCGCAGTGACGCGTTCTTCTTCGATTTCGACGGAATCAAGAACCTGTTCGATACCCGCGGCAAGCGCAATTTCACCGAGCCTCATCTCGGCGGCAAATCGCCCTGGACGGGCGTCGATTCAAACACCACGGCGAACGTGTTCTCGACTGCGGTCGAGCTGCCGACGAGCGAGCTCGCGGCCAAGGCCAAGCTTCACATCTGGGGACGATGCAGCGTGCGCCAGAACGGTCAACTGCTTCACGTCGATCGCGCGGGCCATCCGAGTGTCAGCAGCTTCTTCAATACCGACGATACCAAGCTAGAGTACAACGCCAGCGAGCCTGTGAATGATCGCAAGCGATGGCTCGATCAGTTCGTCCATCTGATGGGTCACACCGGCAACTACACGCGCGACGAGGCGATCGCGGCGATCGACAAGGAAGGCACCCTTCCAGATGTCCTCACTTTCGATCCGTCGCAGCCCGCGCAATATCCGAACGGACGTGTGTTCACCGACGACGTGATTAACTATCGGATTGCATTTTTAACCAAGAGCCAATGTCCACCAACCGGTCTCAAGCCGCATACCGACACGCTGCGCCAGTTTCCGTACCTCGGGAATCCGCACCAGAAGCCGTAGCGAGTCGGCTGTAGCTTGCCGCAGCAAGGAGCGCGATGGCGGTGGAAAGGTAAGCCACACCGAGCCGCAATGCTTCGCCCATGAAGCCGCAGCGACCGTGACTTCATATGCGATTCGCCTTAGAATGCCCTTTTCATTTACCCTCGAAGAGGCGGATCGATGGCAGCAAAGGCGGAAATTGCCGAAATCAAGGCGCGGGAGATTCTCGACTCTCGCGGTAATCCCACGATTGAAGTTGATGTGCTCCTCGTCGGCGGCGTGCTCGGACGCGCCGCCGTTCCTTCGGGCGCATCGACCGGAGTGCACGAGGCACTCGAGCTGCGCGACGGTGACAAGAAACGCTACGGCGGCAAGGGCGTGCGCAAGGCCGTCGCTAACGTGAACACGGTCATCGCGCCGAAACTCAAGGGCGCCGACGCCGCCGCGCAGGCCGAGCTCGACAACACGCTGCTCGCGCTCGACGGCACCGAGAACAAATCCAAGCTGGGTGCCAATGCGATCCTGGGTGTGTCGCTCGCCGCGGCGCATGGGGCTGCGGCGGCGAAAGGCGTGCCGCTCTATCGTCATCTCAATCCGGGCGGACACATCCTGCCCGTGCCGATGATGAACGTGCTTAACGGCGGCAGCCACGCCGACTCCAGCGTCGATATGCAGGAGTACATGATCGTGCCGCATGGCGCGCCGACTTTCGCCGAGGCAATCAGGATGGGCTCCGAGGTTTTCCACGCGCTCGGCAGCCTGCTGAAAAAACTCGGGCATTCGACCAACGTCGGCGACGAAGGCGGCTATGCTCCCAGCCTCAAGAACAACGAGGAGCCGATCGAGCTGATTCTCCAGTCGATTGGCAACGCCGGCTACAGACCCGGTGTCGACATGTCAATCGCGCTTGACCCGGCGTCATCCGAGTTCTTCGACGGCGGCAACTACGTTTTCTCGCGTTCGGACAAGAGCACTCACGACGCGGCGCAGATGGTGGAGTTCTATGCGGCGTGGCTCAAGAAGTACCCGATCATCTCGATCGAAGACGGTCTCGCCGAGGACGATTGGGACGGATGGCAGGAGCTGACCAGCGCGCTCGGCGCATCGACGCAACTGGTCGGCGACGACATCTTCGTCACCAATCCGAAGCGGCTCGAGCGCGGGATCAAGGAGCATGTCGCCAACTCGATCCTGATCAAGGTCAACCAGATCGGCACTCTCAGCGAGACGCTCACCGCGATCGAGATCGCGCGCAAGGCGGGATACACATCGGTGATCTCGCACCGCTCGGGCGAAACCGAGGACACGACGATCGCCGACCTCGCCGTCGCGACTGGCGTCGGACAAATCAAGACCGGCTCAATGAGTCGCAGCGAGCGAATCGCGAAGTACAACCGGCTGCTTCGGATCGAGGAAGAGCTCGGCACAGAGGCGAAGTATCCCGGCACCAGCGTGTTCAAGCGCGGCGGTAAGGCTTGATGAGCGCGCGTCCACCGGTTGCTGCGCTGATCATTTTTGACGGATGGGGCCTGCGCGATGCGCTCGAGTCCAACGCGATCGCGAATGCGAAAACGCCCGTGATGAATCGCCTGTGGGCAACGCAGGCGCATAGCGGAATCGACGCCTCGGGCGAGGCGGTCGGACTGCCGCCCGGAATCATGGGCAACTCCGAAGTCGGTCACCTGACGATCGGCTCGGGCCGCGTCATCTACCAGGACGTGATGCGCATCACCAAGGCGATCGAGACGGGAGCCTTCGCGCGCAACGAGGTTTTGCTCGCCGCGATTCGCGCCGCTCAGTCCGCCGGCAAGACGCTCCACGTATGGGGCCTTCTGTCCGACGGCAGCGTCCATAGCCATATCGATCACATGTTCGCGCTGCTCGAACTCGCGGCGCGCGAGGGACTTCAGAAGATCGCTGTTCACGCAGTGCTCGACGGGCGCGACAAGCCTCCCCGCTCGGCGCTGCCGTTCATCGACGCGACCGAGGCCAAGCTGAAGCAAATCGGATGCGGCCGAATCGCGACGGTGAGCGGACGCTACTACGCGATGGATCGCGATAAGCGATGGGATCGCGTCGAACGCGCGTGGCGCGCAATCGTCGAGGCGGATGGAATCGCGGCGGCGTCGGCGCGCGAGGCGGTTGAGAAATCATACGCCGCTGACAAGGGTGACGAATTCGTTGAGCCTCACGTGATCGGCGCGCCGTCGCCGATGCAGGACGGCGATCAGGTCGTGTGCTACAACTTCCGCGCCGATCGCGCGCGCGAGCTTACGTCAGCAATTGCGCTCGCCGACTTCAAGGGCTTCAAGCGTTCGCGAGTGCCCAAAATCGGTTACGTGTGTCTGACCGAATATGACCGATCATTTGGATTGCCGCTCGCGTTCGGTCCCGAGGATATCCGCAATACTCTCGCCGAGGTTCTCGCACACGACGGGATCAGCAACCTGCGCGTCGCTGAGACTGAGAAGTACGCTCACGTCACGTATTTTCTGAACGGCGGTGTCGAGAAACCGTTTCCGCTCGAAGAGCGCGTACTCATTCCGTCAGCGAAGGTCGCGACCTACGACCTCGAGCCGACGATGCGCGCGATCGAAATCGCAAAGCGCGCCGCCGAGGAGATCGCGTCGGGACGCTTCGGCGTCGTCGTCATGAACTTCGCCAATCCAGACATGGTCGGCCATACCGGCATGTACGACGCGACCGTGAAGGCGGTCGAGACCAGCGACATCGCGCTCGGAATCGTGATCGATGCGCTCGAAAAGCGCGGCGGCGTAGCGCTGATCACCGCCGATCACGGCAACGCGGAGTTCATGGCCGATCCAGCGACTGGCCAGCCGCATACTGCGCATACAACCAATCCAGTTCCGCTGATTCTTTACGATCCGAAGTTCAAAGGACACCTCAAGGACGGCGGCACCCTGTCAGACGTAGCGCCCACGCTTCTCGCGATGTTGGGTGTTAAGAAGCCATCCGAAATGACCGGCCACGATCTGCGGATTACCGAATAACCCCCGGAGCCTCTGCCACTGTGCGGCGAAGCCGTGAATAACCTCGCCCGCGGCTGACGCCGCAGGCGGAAGCCGCACACGGGATAGGCTGTGGGTCTCCGTCAATCGAGGGTCCGTCGACCGCCGAGCGCCGCATCAGGAAAGAGGAAGCGCTGCGCGCCTTCCTTTTTTCTGATCCCCTTGCTAACGCGCGAGCGTTCGTGCCGAAGGACCTGCTACCAGCGGACGACTTGCTCGTAGACCTTCGGCAATTGGCGCGGCAGCGAGGCGATATCGTCGATCACCAGGTACCGCGACGACTGGCACATCTGGCGCAGGTAGTCGTGGCCGGTCTTGTCGACCGTGATACAGAACGGCATTACGCCCGCCAGCTCGAGCTCCTTCAGCGCGACCATCGTGTCCTGGATGCCGTAGGCGTTCGAGCGTCGATCGTGGCCGTAGTCGAAGTCCTGCGGGAAGCCGTCGCTCAGCAGGATCACGTGCTTGGCCCGCGATGAAACATCCTTGAATTTCTCGCGCACGTGGCGAATCGCCGCGCCCATCCGCGTCGAGCGCTTCGGCTCGACAGCGCCGACTCGGGCCTTCACTTCGTCGGACAGCTCCTGGTCGAATTCCTTAATTACGTAGAACTCGACATTGTCGCGGCCGTGGCCTGAGAAGCCCATGATCGCGTACGAATCGCCGAGCTCCTCGAGCGATTGCGCCATGATCACGAGCGCTTCCTTGTTCACGTCGATGATGCGGCGCGGGCGCTGTGAATTCTGCGGCCGGCGCTGCCACGCTTTCATCCAATCATCGGCGGTGTCGTCATCCTCGGCGTAGCTGCGGGGCTCGCGATGGATCGGCTCATCGGTCGAGGCCGACATATCGAGCAGGAACAGCGTCGCGACGTCGCGCGCTTCTTTCTTGCGCGCCTTATATACGCGCCCGTCGGGAACTTCGCCCATCCGCCGCGCCACGCGCGACTCGATGGTACGATCGATATCGATTTCCTCGCCGTCTTCGAGTCCGCGTACCATGCGGTACGACGCCGGCCGAATACGCTGGAAGTTGCGGCGGATCACCGGCAGCAGGTCGGAGTACTTGAGCAGCGTGTTGGCGTAAAAATCGCCGTCGTCGCCGGAGAGTTGCATCTCGCGCAGCCGGCACCAGCTGCGGCGATAGTCGCCGAGCACGTAATCCCATTCGTCGTAGGCGTAGTAGGAGTCCTGTTTGCCGCGCGCGATCATCAGGCGGCCTTGCGCCGTCATCGGACCGATCTCGCCGAGCTGCTCGCGCATCTGCTCAAGCTCGCTCATCTGCTTGTTGGTGAGCTGCGTGAGATACATGCCCTCGCCTTCGGCATTGCCGTCGCTTTGCGAGGGTTTCAGTTCCGCACCTGACTCGATCAGCTTGCGCAATTCCTCGGGCGAGAGCGCGCGGCTCTTGCCGCCCTTGGACTGCTTGCCCGAGGCTTCCATGTTGACATTCTGATCGGGCTCGCCGCCGTCTTCACCGCCATCGCCGTCCGAATCGGCCTGACCCTCGGCGGATTCCGCGCCCTTCATGCCCTTGATCAGATCATTGCGCATGCGCGCGGCTTCTTCGCTGAGGCCTTCGCCGTCGCCCGCTTCCTGCGCCTGGCGAATCAGCTCCTGGAGCCATTCGTACATCGCGCCGACCTGGTGAACGCTGGTCATCACGCCTGCGCCGGTCTCGCGCACGGGAGCGAAGTACGACGACGCCATCATCACGAACGGATGCGGTATCTCGTCCTCGCGCGCGAGATCGAGCGACGCCCGCACGAGCATCGTGGAGAGCGAATCCGGATGCATCCTGCCGAGCAGCGCGCGATTGAAGCTGGTGATGCGCGGCGCGAGCCCGCGATACCGCCGCGAGAGCTCCGCGTCGATTCGCGCCGATTCCGCCAGGCGCATGAGCGCGCCCGCGAGACCGGGATCGTCGAACGACGCGACGAAGCTGTCGATCGCCTCGACTCCTGTCTCGCCGCGATCTTCGAAGCCCTTGATATCCGCGAGCTTGAGCTTGAAGGTGCCGAAATCGTGCCGCGCCGCCAGATGGGCGCTGGTGACGAGGTAGTAGTCGAAAGCCTTCGCCTCGGGAGAGAACGATTCCAGCCGCTCGGGCAGATAGATCATCTCGCCGGGCATCAGCGGATAATGAAACGGCAACGAGGGCGCCGCGTTCTGCACCGAATCGATGCGAAACTCAAGCGGGAACAACATCCGCATGAACTTCGTCAGCATCCCTTTGATCGCGTAAAGTTCCTGTGGCTTCTCGGCAATCTGGTCCATGGGTAAAATTACGTTACAAAGACCAGCGTCCCGATGCAATTTAACTTGCAATTTAACTAACGTGGCGCGCGATCGAACGCTCTAAACTTTCTTGACTTGCTTAGCGCCTCCGGCCTTCAATT
Coding sequences within:
- a CDS encoding VWA domain-containing protein, producing MDQIAEKPQELYAIKGMLTKFMRMLFPLEFRIDSVQNAAPSLPFHYPLMPGEMIYLPERLESFSPEAKAFDYYLVTSAHLAARHDFGTFKLKLADIKGFEDRGETGVEAIDSFVASFDDPGLAGALMRLAESARIDAELSRRYRGLAPRITSFNRALLGRMHPDSLSTMLVRASLDLAREDEIPHPFVMMASSYFAPVRETGAGVMTSVHQVGAMYEWLQELIRQAQEAGDGEGLSEEAARMRNDLIKGMKGAESAEGQADSDGDGGEDGGEPDQNVNMEASGKQSKGGKSRALSPEELRKLIESGAELKPSQSDGNAEGEGMYLTQLTNKQMSELEQMREQLGEIGPMTAQGRLMIARGKQDSYYAYDEWDYVLGDYRRSWCRLREMQLSGDDGDFYANTLLKYSDLLPVIRRNFQRIRPASYRMVRGLEDGEEIDIDRTIESRVARRMGEVPDGRVYKARKKEARDVATLFLLDMSASTDEPIHREPRSYAEDDDTADDWMKAWQRRPQNSQRPRRIIDVNKEALVIMAQSLEELGDSYAIMGFSGHGRDNVEFYVIKEFDQELSDEVKARVGAVEPKRSTRMGAAIRHVREKFKDVSSRAKHVILLSDGFPQDFDYGHDRRSNAYGIQDTMVALKELELAGVMPFCITVDKTGHDYLRQMCQSSRYLVIDDIASLPRQLPKVYEQVVRW
- a CDS encoding DUF4331 family protein, giving the protein MSNHFTGLSLGPPLGDQRLDLCDLYAFQSPTDPNRTAIILNANPTADALHPDAIYRVNIDTDGDYLTDLAISYVFSKPNAGRQTFDVFVAKGSDSRSPEAVGTRVVTGAEVSFNLPPNIVTAGGYKFFAGSRSDAFFFDFDGIKNLFDTRGKRNFTEPHLGGKSPWTGVDSNTTANVFSTAVELPTSELAAKAKLHIWGRCSVRQNGQLLHVDRAGHPSVSSFFNTDDTKLEYNASEPVNDRKRWLDQFVHLMGHTGNYTRDEAIAAIDKEGTLPDVLTFDPSQPAQYPNGRVFTDDVINYRIAFLTKSQCPPTGLKPHTDTLRQFPYLGNPHQKP
- the eno gene encoding phosphopyruvate hydratase; this encodes MAAKAEIAEIKAREILDSRGNPTIEVDVLLVGGVLGRAAVPSGASTGVHEALELRDGDKKRYGGKGVRKAVANVNTVIAPKLKGADAAAQAELDNTLLALDGTENKSKLGANAILGVSLAAAHGAAAAKGVPLYRHLNPGGHILPVPMMNVLNGGSHADSSVDMQEYMIVPHGAPTFAEAIRMGSEVFHALGSLLKKLGHSTNVGDEGGYAPSLKNNEEPIELILQSIGNAGYRPGVDMSIALDPASSEFFDGGNYVFSRSDKSTHDAAQMVEFYAAWLKKYPIISIEDGLAEDDWDGWQELTSALGASTQLVGDDIFVTNPKRLERGIKEHVANSILIKVNQIGTLSETLTAIEIARKAGYTSVISHRSGETEDTTIADLAVATGVGQIKTGSMSRSERIAKYNRLLRIEEELGTEAKYPGTSVFKRGGKA
- the gpmI gene encoding 2,3-bisphosphoglycerate-independent phosphoglycerate mutase, producing the protein MSARPPVAALIIFDGWGLRDALESNAIANAKTPVMNRLWATQAHSGIDASGEAVGLPPGIMGNSEVGHLTIGSGRVIYQDVMRITKAIETGAFARNEVLLAAIRAAQSAGKTLHVWGLLSDGSVHSHIDHMFALLELAAREGLQKIAVHAVLDGRDKPPRSALPFIDATEAKLKQIGCGRIATVSGRYYAMDRDKRWDRVERAWRAIVEADGIAAASAREAVEKSYAADKGDEFVEPHVIGAPSPMQDGDQVVCYNFRADRARELTSAIALADFKGFKRSRVPKIGYVCLTEYDRSFGLPLAFGPEDIRNTLAEVLAHDGISNLRVAETEKYAHVTYFLNGGVEKPFPLEERVLIPSAKVATYDLEPTMRAIEIAKRAAEEIASGRFGVVVMNFANPDMVGHTGMYDATVKAVETSDIALGIVIDALEKRGGVALITADHGNAEFMADPATGQPHTAHTTNPVPLILYDPKFKGHLKDGGTLSDVAPTLLAMLGVKKPSEMTGHDLRITE